One region of bacterium genomic DNA includes:
- a CDS encoding RibD family protein, translating to GPLAAEAAAQNPAYLHRQRTGRPFVTLKSAASLNGLIARADGSSRWITGEAARREGHRLRAAAMAVAVGAETARLDRPRLDLRLLPADEAAGPLPRPIVFGGAGSALPIDLDYSGRAPLLLLPEGAPGAAPAGWECRRLPRGGAGGVDLAAALALLAEQEEITSLLVEGGGRLVSSFLAAGLWERWELFVAPRLLPADGRPFWTALAEREGLRIERLRPLGEDLQLTLAPAGAR from the coding sequence GGCCCGCTCGCCGCCGAGGCCGCCGCGCAGAACCCCGCCTACCTGCACCGACAGCGCACGGGTCGTCCCTTCGTGACGCTCAAGAGCGCGGCCAGCCTGAACGGGCTGATCGCGCGCGCGGACGGCAGCTCGCGCTGGATCACGGGCGAGGCGGCGCGGCGCGAGGGGCATCGCCTGCGGGCGGCGGCGATGGCCGTCGCCGTGGGCGCCGAGACCGCGCGCTTGGACCGCCCGCGCTTGGACCTGCGCCTGCTGCCCGCCGACGAAGCGGCCGGCCCGCTGCCGCGGCCCATCGTCTTCGGGGGCGCGGGGAGCGCGCTGCCCATCGATCTCGACTACAGCGGGCGCGCCCCGCTGCTGCTGCTGCCCGAGGGCGCGCCCGGCGCGGCGCCGGCCGGCTGGGAGTGCCGGCGCCTGCCGCGGGGCGGCGCGGGCGGCGTCGACCTCGCCGCCGCGCTCGCCCTGCTCGCCGAGCAGGAGGAGATCACGAGCCTGCTCGTGGAGGGCGGCGGGCGGCTCGTCAGCAGCTTCCTCGCCGCCGGGCTCTGGGAGCGCTGGGAGCTCTTCGTCGCGCCGCGCCTGCTGCCGGCCGACGGCCGCCCCTTCTGGACCGCGCTCGCCGAGCGCGAGGGCCTGCGCATCGAGCGCCTGCGCCCCCTCGGCGAGGACCTGCAGCTCACGCTCGCGCCGGCC